A stretch of DNA from Carya illinoinensis cultivar Pawnee chromosome 12, C.illinoinensisPawnee_v1, whole genome shotgun sequence:
AATTCGGACGGCTCTGATTGCCGCCAcgagaaaatgaccatttgaAACCAAAATAACACCATCTTCAGCTTCTGCACCATCCAACCAAATTTCGAATAAATTCGGACGGCTCTGATTGCCGCCACGAGAAAACGACCATTTGAAACCAAGATAACACCATCTTCACCTTCTGCACCATCCAACCAAATTTCGAACGGATAACAAAGTTACAATTCCCCATAATAGCTCCAAAAGCAAGGGGTTGAGCACTCCCATCTCTCAGAAGGCCATCAATGGCCGCTCTCAGCATCGGCATAGCCACCACCGCCATAACAGCCCGTACAACTCTCATACCTTCGAAATCTTTCAGGCCCAGAATCTGCTGCAGCGTTGGATGGGTACTTCTCACTCTTTCTCCCACACCATTAAACTATTAATTTCTCATAGCTTATTGAATTTAAGCATAATTTTTGGGCAAATGAAGGACCCAGAAGGCTTATTGGGCCCGCCCCAGACCGGCCACCTAGCGAGGCGTGAGTTCAAGAGGCGGCTCGAGAGAGACGCCGAAGCCCGGGAGGCCTTCGAACAACAAGTCCGCGAAGAAAAGCAGCGTCGCCAAGCTGTTCGGCAGGTAATTTAATGGAGTGGGTCTTGGAGGTTTTCTTTCGTTTTATTCTGTATTCTGATTTTTATATGGTTCTTTCTGTTGTTTGTCGTAGTCTAGGGTCGTTCCCGAAACTCCAGAGGAGCTGATCGAGTACTTTCTGGACACTGAAGCTCAGGAAATTGAGTTTGAGATCGCGAGGTTAAGGCGCCGGTTAGTGCTTTTACATTGTTACATGTTAAATGTCCACATGCATGCCAGTTATTTGTGGTTTTGATTGCTCCAATGTGTGTTTAGGAGCGGAACCtaagcacatatatatatatatatattatttgtatgtaTGTTTATACAGTAATGTTACTTGTAACACCAATGCGGCAGACATATATTTGAGGTTAAGGTTTGATTTTTGAAGTCTACCTTTTCTTTTATGTATAATGCAAGTCTGCCATATCAGTGGTGTTACATGTGCAGTACAATGATGCTGTTATAAGTAATCatatacattcatgcatatacatatatataataatgttagtatggggttctttgttaaaaacgATAAGAGAAAAGAAGTAAAGCAAAAACAGAATCAAGCACACACGATACAAGACTTACGTAGTTCGGCAACATGTCTATGCCCATGGAGTAGCAAAGGATTTTATTTCAGATGATAGTCGAATATATAGTACGGCAGGACAACGGCCGTAcggaaataataaatatatataacccTAATTATTGGGTAAACTCTAGTTAGTGGGTTGGGTTTGATCTTTTCTAATTAGCCCCCAGACCCCCATGAGGCTTGTCCATGTTCACTTCGGCTTGGACAGTCCTCCGCACTCCATAGCTCAAGCCTCATTGaaaatccataaaaaaaaacCGCAACAAGACATTGTTGGGTCGAATCATCAAACCAGGCCGCACATGAACAGAACCAAGCTCCACACAAACAAGCCCAACAACTTTGATTCCTCCAATCGTATTCATTTTGCATACTTTGTTTTGTACTTCATTCATAAATCATATTAGGACGGTGTTCTAAACTAGCAGCAAAGTTGACGGTTCTAGTGTTCAAAACCACCAAAGTGTGAAACCAAAAAATCCACTTAGTTTGCTCAGCACCATCCTATATGTTGAAATTATAGCTGCTGCAGCACCGTCCTATATGTTGAAGTTCAACTATAGCGGCTGAAGCTTACTAATTAGCCATTAATTATGACTAATATTTAGTAGAGCTTCTCCTATAAGAGGAGAGCTCATATGTGTAAACAATGTGGGCAAAAATCAGAGAGATAAAGGACGTGAGGAGGATTTGTTGAATGTTTGTAAACTTATACAAATTTAGTGAATTTGGCTCTAGTgaacgtaggcaagttgccgaaccacttaaatattgtctctttatcgtcttgtgtgattcttGGACAGGCCAGAGGCGCAACATCTAGACCTCTTGAGCCTTTGGCAGCTTATTTGCTAAATGATTCGAACTCTAACTAAATTGATGAGACTTTTACCTCGACATTGACAAAGGGAAAGATTTGCTTTAATGGGTGATCAGAATGGTTGTAAGTGTTATTAAGTCTAGAATGGTGTCAGACCCTATCAGTACGTGATCTGCATTAGTTGAACATGTCTTGCAAAGAGAATTTTAACAGGATGCGATTTGCTCTTTCTCTTTATGGGCACTTGATTATGATAATGCCTTGTCCTCGTTGGCAAATTTTGTATTATGCTTTTGTAGCCAGATTGGGATAAAATGATACAAATGATCAACACAGACAAATCGATAGCACCTGAGAAAAATATGTCCTCTCATTTAGGAAAAGCttgcttttcaaaaattttgatcTTTTCTTCTATGTAAATGCTGTCCCACCATTCCCCCCTTCGTTTTCCTCCTTTTTTGTGCAAGTTGGCATTCTGTATGGTCAAAGAATCTACAAGTGGATTCTttaatttctgattttttttagaattaattaatgcTAAAAGTACTCCTATGTCTTTGCTGCAAAAATTTCTCCTTTCCtgtcatatttaaaaaatcatacaCATGACCATTACTTGAAGCATCTTTTTAAGGGTGTAAAAGGATGTGGTGACCTTATTCTTCTATATTATAAATGTGGAATTTcttaaagcaaaaataaaaaaataaaaactaaaaacattGGCGGAAAAATCATAGCTCCCTTAGTATGTTCTATTTCTAAAAGTCTCATGTGGTTTTAGTACTTTACTGGGTATTGAAGGGACATGGTGTCAATAGAAAATCTACAAGAGTAATTGTGACACCcctatatgataagaataaaggtaggtggtgtatggaatCTCACATTGTTTGAGaagaagaagttcttgctctttataaggttccaatagggctctaattgtatcattgactagtccttttggagtataggccatgtggtttgggccttccattggagcgttacaaatgatatcagagcctatcccaatcagaaatatgggacttgagccgtgccacctaTAACAGACAGACCTGATGAGGACGTTGGGAATTTAAAAGGGGTAGATTGTGACACCCCaatatgataaagataagggtaggtagtgtatgagatctcacattgcttggaaaagagaagttcttgttctttataaggttccaataatgctctaattgtatcattgactagtccttttggagtataggctatatagtttgggtcttccattggggcgttacagtAATACTATACACCACACCACCATCTCACTTGCATCctactatatatgatgtgacacatttattactatttgatgataaagaagcatgtaataaataatcatttaatggtGGTAAATGTACCACATCATACTTAGTAGGATGCAAGTGGAATGatagtatggtgtatagaatttttcaatctACAATGATTAGAAAGTTATGAATGGTTATATCAACACTCACTGTATTTCCATTTACTCTtggaatttaaatatttttcttcttgcGCCCAAATCTCTACCTTGCCATCAATAAATGCTTGCTATAACATGTAATTTTGTCAGATTGAGCCAGGAGTTTTTTTCACACCTACAATTTGAGTTGGGTCAGCTTCGGTTTGCTGTTTCAAAATCTCAGGTCCCCATTTTCAAACTATTCATTTCAGTTATATTCTGCACAGATGATTGGCTAGagtaaaaacgttcgaatgccaattatgatctagGATATGGAAGATAGATTGATTGAGCTAGAAGCGCTGCAGAAAGCCCTGCTGGAAGGAACAGGTATGTTACACCCCACAAACTGTGGTGCTGAGGGTATGCATCCTTGCTTTTTACTACAAACCCACAATCCTTTGGTTGTATATTGTGTTACAGAAGCCTATGATAAAATGCAAGCTGAGCTCATAGCAGCAAAAGAAAGTCTAACCAAAATCTTGACATCAAAGGATGTAAAAGCAACTGTATGTGTGACTCTTTTCGCTCATCAAGCCTCTTGGtttgttacaatttttttatcatatgttGCTCAAATGGGTTAACTTTTACTATGCAGTTATTGGAGATGGTTGAGCGGAATGAACTCAATAGATCCTTACTGACCCTTCTTGATGAAAATATAGCAAATGCACACAAGGGTAACCAGGTAATAGCCATTAGGGAACTCCTGGGAGTCtagtttaagaagaattttTTGTTGAGTTGTTTTGAAATGTATAGAATGGGGAGGAGATCCCAGGATCCTTCACAAGTATACACCTTACTTTTCTATGCTAGCTAATAAGCTGCAACAATGTCATGCAATTAAGAAATTTGTAGCAAAGCCTCTTGTGAAGTTACAGTCGCAAGCCAAAAGGGGGGATGATATATGAGACCACTCTCTCTCATTGAACTGTTTGATTGAAATAATGGCCCTCAATTCTTTGTTCTCTTGTTACACTGGCCGTTAATGAACACACAAGGCATCATATCATATGGCCTTGTACGACCAAACTATACACACAAAACATTGCCTGAGATAGGTACCTGTTGTACAGAATTTACAAATAGCAGTTTCCTTTGAACAATAAAACATATGTCCAGTTATGGGAGTAGTCTTCTCACTCCTGATTTATCGTACCTGTTAATTAATTCCAACTCCACTGAGTGCTTTATATATTGTCCCGATTTTCAACACTTGCATTGTTGACTTGATTCACACTTCCTCTAGTGTTCTTGTGTTTTGAACAAGAAATTTGCATGccatttttttccctaaaaCTAACCTAAATTGTTCGTTAACTGCATTCATTGTGAACTAACTCAGAGATTATGATCAATGTTGATATCCAACATGCAGAAACAAGCAGCAGAATTCATGGAAAAGCTTCGCGGGGCTGTTCTCAGGTACATGACAGTGTAGGACCCAGGTGGTCATCATCAAGTATCCCTTTAATGATTTAAGTACGCTGCCACATAACTCACGAAATTATGACCAAGGAGTTGTAAAGTTGTAAACTTTAGAGGACTTTGTACAATAGTTGATTTGATATATGATTAAGTACAGGCAATGCCAATGGAGATCTTTTCTCAAAGGGAACTGCTAGGGCGACCTTTCGGTGGCCCACAACAGTTCTCGCGGATAAGGCAAAatccacttttttttattttatgtattgttTCCAagtatttatcattttaaatatttaaaaagaatacaaattcattaaaaaatatttttcttaacagtaaagtttaaaaaaaaaaagattcggTAAACACTCTCGAGAGAAATTATCGGTGACTTTCGCTTTattctttctcaaaacaaaattggCAAAAGAGCGAAAATCACTGGGGAAAATAGTAAAACTCCAATATGACATGCCTGCAAGAGGATGACCAACTTAAAGCACTACCAGTAATTGGCTCATTTCAAGTGCCACGTTGAATATTACGAATTTCCATCAGTTCAATAGTCAATGAGTTTGTTCGTGTTTAGATGTGGGAATGCGTTCAATATTACGGATTTCCACCGGTTTAACAGTTAAGGAACAGTGCATTCGGATCCCTTTTTTGAGCAACAGTCAACGTGCGAATTCGCCATTGATATGGAAGGAAGCAGAAAGTCCAACGCAGGATAATATCTTGAACatgtttttttcattcttttcgaGATAAGTTCCATCTTTTGACCATGTATGGAGAGCTGATCCGCGAGAGATGTTGGGTTGACAAGACGTAGGCTTGGAAGAGACTTCCTTTCTTGTTATGATAAGTTGGTAGCAATCCATCATATTTCACAAACACTAGAGATTAGAAGTTACATGCTTTccccatcaaaaaaaaaaaagaagttacaTGCTTTTGTGCCAAACAAAATCCAAATCCGTGTTAGCAAGGCACATGGGACGCACATCAAAGCTTAAAAATCTATAGGCACAAAGAGTACTCAGTCTCCACTTGGCAAATGAGACGtatgtgaaaaagaaaaagaggaagcaTCTCAAGTAGGcagccaaaaaataaataaaagtaggcAGCCTAAAAGAGTAGCCAAAGGAACGGCACGTGACACCTCTTAGCCAAAGGAAAGGATAGAGATGTAACGtattaatattttacttaaacaTCTCTATCCTTTTATATATAACTTCCCAGACTCCATTCAATTCATTcctgagaaaaataaaagtccTGCCCACCTCTATATTCTGCCGAGAAATGGTAAGACTTGGCCTTTCTGTACTGGTTCTCTTCTTCGTTCTTTACGTGGCTGGCACGGCGGAATCCGCGGCCGTTGCCAGACATTCCAGCCCTGCAAATTTCATCAAGGCCTCCTGCAGGGCAACTCGCTATCCTGCACTTTGCGTTCAATGCCTTTCAGGTTATGCAagtgcaataaaaaaaaatgagcgaCGACTGGCTCAAACCGCCTTGTCAGTGAGCTTAGCCAGGGTGCGGTCGGCTGCAGCGTTTGTGGCCAAGATGACTAAGGTTAGGGGGATCAAGTCCAGAGAGTATGAGGCTGTGAAAGACTGCATAGAGAACATGGGTGATGGCGTCGACCGGCTTAGCCAGTCGGTTCGGGAGCTTGGCCATATGGATCGAGACGTGGGTCAGGACTTCATGTGGCATATGAGCAACGTCCAGACCTGGGTTAGTGCTGCCCTCACCGACGAGAACACTTGTCTTGATGGGTTTTCCGGCCCTGCCATGGATGGAAATGTCAAGACTGCTATACATAGAAGGGTCACCAATGTAGCGCAGGTTACTAGTAACGCACTCGCACTGGTAAATCGTTTTGCATCAAGACACCAAGCTGCTACAACCGTAGAAAAGCCTTAAATGTTGTCTTAAAAGGCTTATATCTTGTCTTGGGAGTTTTGTTCCGTTAACACGCGTATGTAAACATAATGTGTCTAAAGTAAGGCTTGTGGATGGACTAGATGTTATCTTGGGGGTCTTGGTTTTCTGCTTGATCTGTAAATTTAACACGAAAGGCTTGAGTCAAGCTCACGTTTATCTTGTAAAATATCAAAAGCTTTGtttgtaataaaaattataataggcATGAACTCTAGATGGCACTAAAAGTCCTGAAAAAACATGCAATCTTTCTTTTAGCGAAAAGGAGAAATTAAGAAGAAGGAGATATAGGTCAAGCTTCAGATTTTAAACATATGTGGCACTTGAATTCAGGTCAAGCTTCTTGCAGATATAAGATTGATTGAATCTATGATCAAACTTTAGGTTTTAAACATTAGCTACCACGAGATGACGAGGATAAGTAATTCAACCATGCATACTCGTTACTCTTTTCGCTTGAGCAGATCTCCTTCAATTACTTTTGTTGGAGGCTGGAGGATAAGATTTTGGCTCAATGACAATCACCATCGTAGGTGCACAATAGCTAAAGACTTCTTGCAATTTTTCAAGAGACTTTCTTTGAAAAAGCATTACAATTATCTAGATAACCAGAACCTACTACATATTTTAAATGGTGTGGCATGAGCAGACAGGGTAGGTCCGACAGGAGGACAGCCCCGGCTTAAACTGCGTGCTCTAATCTGCGAAAGCAAAAGCTAAACTCTAAGCCCAGTGTCATTCTCTGTGTGATtgttgtgttgttattattattatcaccTTTTGACGACTTTGGACTTTACCTACCGGCAAGACGGCCAAATCCCATGATAGTTGATTTTGCACATAATGGACACAGGAGcagattaatattttatgtaaaggcttatcttctaaaccCTTTCATGGTGTTTTAGAAGTCTTATCTTTGAACACTTTACAATTAGACAAAGTGCACCGCATGCTCGCCTTTTTATGCTGTGTTTTGGTAGCTTTGTAAAAAGAATTTTGGACCCTGTATTTCTAGATTCTTATTGCTGGAGTTACAGTAAATTTTATGCTTTCTTTAAAGCTGGGCTTTAGATCTCAATCGTGTCAACCACATAACTGAGGTTAACGGTGAATCTTCAAGGAAAATTGACTTGGTCAAGTagcataataaaatatatgaaactCCGGGCGGGTGCCATTAGATTTTCTACAGAGATAGAAAAAAAGGGTGCATGTATGACTACGGGATGTGACCAAAATGGGAATCTAGTCAGTAAGCACCATTGTGAAATGGGGGGAGGGAGGGGAGGCAAGCCGGCTCAATTCCCTGTCCCATAAGAGTGCAGAAAAAGACATAATTCCCTGTCCCATAAAGAAATCCGAGGCCAATTGAAGCTCAATTTCGAAGAAAGTTATGGGAAGCAGGTAGGGTAGTGGACCCTTATCTCCATAAGGTTTGAACCTTGGTAGATGTGACGCTTTTAAATTCCTACGCACATATATGAAGAAATTGAGACGTTTGAATGATGGCATCGTCACTATCCTATCAACGAGTCTAAGTGTATGTATAAGTAATAAATATGCACAAAAAAACATACAGtgaataacgaaagtcataattaagtattaaaattttttcttaacttaatacaaagttgttcaaatcatacatataaaatattacaaaacacaaatattattcaaatccaataacaagacattaacttccattcaaaacttcagcggagccgcatcctcgagctcagcctcctcctcctctttaaactctgcaccaaaatctacggaaccaaaaatgttgccgcaagtaagtaaaatccaaacaccactagttaaaaacatataaaactcaaacaatatgcatgaaagaaaagccaatgcacatgtcccgtaaaactatatttttccacgcacgccaaaaatcccatttggctccaaaaacatattattttccaaaTCTCGCCAAAAGATTCATTTTGCTCATATCCAACTCatatccattaaccaattaatctgtatgcaccatgactttccctaggggtcatccacataccctggctcctgtgtcaTACTGCGGGTAACGACCACAcgtatgacacctaaacaagcaatgcccagttctgcgtcccgcgcgttcgtagccaagcatcctctagccctcgccaacaaagggccacggagtcggtgtgtagagcgttaccatcccgcccgctcccgttgtcgcctagCAACAATTcatgggacatcactcagtattttaaactcccgagtgaacagaggagctccaccgagataatacctcatttCGACTTaaggtcatgatacacacgcacccgaaaatccatttacgccaataaaacaggatttttctcaatttaagtaaaatgcacgtgcatgcaccatataaatgcaatctcaatgcataaaacaaccaaccaaccatcaatcaacaaatcaagcaactccgtcatcaatccatccgacccccgaactcctcggattcagtccggaatcaaccaaccaacagataaatatttattgtaagagtaaaatatatttaaatctaaaagtagagtttgaaaaatacttacagcgctatatggtattttttgaaaactagcggcgttgcaaacggcggaggaaaagcaacgtaacagtgtaatttacactgtggtcgtgggtaataaattacctacttttgaacggggacaaactaagacccgaaattgatagggaagggtcttgagatatttatgaagctaaaggaagtgagttttggcagtgggtagtggtggaaatggcgatggaaagccaaaaaggggctgaacagagatgagctcgtgggagctgctccgacaacggatcgaggccggaattgggtgggttaggtcggcaagaggtaggggaagaagctgtgaagatgTGGTGGCCAGAGATGGAGCGACGGCGTCAAAAAAGctcaaaaatcgtgtggcttggaggagctcgtggcggctaacggtggttcggatggaggtgaaacttggtggggatgttcaccggtggaaggggaagaaaactgggtgggtggtgtaggccacaccgccgacaagcggcagttctgggctgagaaagcaactggcgacaaaaaggaaaaacatgactggtgccgtgacttctagCCGTgcttggggatttgggggcatcacagtagAGATCTAAGAAACGTCTTACTTTGATCCGAATACATAATAATTCACCGGCCTTTCTTTTGTGGGATATCCAAACATGTGGTAGAACCCAAAACTCAAAAGAGCTACTTATTAGTATGGAAACCAGACAGACAGGGGACTGAAAACAATATTGAAAGAATTCATTGATCAGAATCTACAGCTTTTGTCCAGTATTCTGAGCTGAAAATCCAGAGCCGGATCAAGAATTATCTGACCTTTGAGTCCGGTTAGCCTTGTAAATCTTGATGGCCAAACTAATATTGATTGCGGAGTGAATTAGTTTTGTGTTTTATAGCTGGGATAGTTTGTTTATGGAAGGTGCTGTGCGTTTTGGCCTTTCATCTGCTGAAATCCTCTGGACTCACATCAAGATAGCACCTCAATCACTTTTAACTTCTATTGTCCCCAAAAAGGAGGGCAGAAAGAAGCAAGTCGGACAATTTGCAAGTGGCATTCACGCCGCATTGCGTTTATGTGCACGGTTCATTTGTGCCTTTACTTCTGCAATGGATACGATGTTTGTTCATAGGATGTTTGTCATGTCATGTTACGTCGAAAATTCTTCATTTAGTTGACGTTTCtgctgtaaaaaataatatacttaccTCTATTACAACTAAATTACACCTAAACTGTGTTGCCAGTAATTTTGAGTTGGTGATGTATAATTATCCGTCTACTATTCAATATCATGACTAAGAGAGCCAATACCATTCATAACATTAACATAAGTAACAAAGTTTAAATattatcaaacaaacaatgaaGTCTGTGACATAGATACTAATGTTTGATGGaaatatgttttataaaaataaataattactctaaataataataatcccaGTAAAGTAAATTGCAACACAGTATGTGTTAACCCTGGCCCATATCTGAGTTGTTAAGAGGCAAGACTTCAAACAACTTAGGAGGCCGATGATGGGCTAGGATGAGATGCCCTCCGTGAGGTTTGTTCGGAATACCCAGAATAAAAAACCCAGTAGCTGGGCTGGGCTTTACAGAGGATATTCAGCCCACAACAGACCAGAATGGTGGGACCTATGGTCTTGTCTGCTGCAAAAGTGTGGGTGTTGCTTCGTCTGTACGTTTTTTGCCTTTCTGGGTTAAACAGACAGCTTGAAGCCTCAGGATTGGAAAATGGATAGGCATTTTTCCTGAGAGCCTACCCCACCTTGTATTCATGAGGGTATGAAATTTTGAGCTATGTGGCATCTTTCGAGCCATTGTTTTTCTTCCTATCTACAAAAACTAAAACCTGGGTCTTCTTTTACACCTCTGACCATAACAACCTTCAAAATTACATAACTCCCTTTTATATgactttcaatttttcaatGTTGATGACAGGCAAATATGCATGGATGGCATCATGGCATGAATACCAAGGTTTCTATGTCCTCTATATTACGAGAAATTTGGTTATTTATTAATGTGGATTAATGCTgtgataaaaaatttcattatttgaaaaatactaaaagggatagattttatgagaataattttatttaaaaatctttatattGTACACCATCcatgtaatataatttaatttataaaattcaaaatttgaaatctgaAGCCACATACACTTCattcattataatattattccaGTTGGATTCCCTTTTTTCTTCGATCAAATGTAGAATAACCATTAATTAGTGATGTATCATTTAAGATGTTTATAACTttggaaaacctaaaatcagtatattttattttttaagttatttatcaacggagaaaatatatattttaattatcattatCTCACGttacattaaattattaaaaaaatatttattattttttacatatttattaattatttactaTTAAATTAAGCGATGGTGAAAGGCATTAAGTAATAATGAAAGGATGATTGAAAAGATCCCTTTGGAAAGTAACGTATCAAATCAAGACTCAAAAAATTCATCTCAATAGAGAAAAATCAAGATCTTTGTCCCTTGTGCAATACAAAGGAATAGAACATGTCTCATCTTTTTTTCAACTGCCCTTTCTCTCATATTCTATAGAGACAGTTTAGATGGtcaataaatgttaaaatttttgCACAACTTCACATCTATAACTGGTTCCCAATTATCCTTAATCCCTCAAGGAAATTAGGAATAACATAAGAAGATTCCcaccattttcaaatttttgcagTATTTGCAATGGATAACATATAGTTTATTAGAAACCAAATCACCCATGGTGCTCAATGTCCTCCCATTTATTGGTTTGTCACAACAATCACAAAAATTTAAAGAGCACCTAGCAACTTGGAATAAGATAGAAACTCAGCAAGAACCTCATTGGCATCTACCACCTACAAGAGTCTTCTCACTCTCTTTCGATGTAGTTGTCAGTCAAAATAAAAGCATCATAGCAACTATATGTATAAATGAAAAGGGCACTCCTCTCTTTGCATAAGTAGATGTCATCCATAATACAAATTTCAATGTCGGAGAAGCATCAGTAGCACTAATGACAATAATAGAAGGGGCAAAAAGAGGcctcaaaaaaattatcattgaaGGAGACTCATCACAAGCAATATTGACCATCAACTATCCTAAAGCTACAATAAATTGGACCATGTAGACAACCATTAGAGACATTCATTACTTGCTGCAAGGCTTTAACCAAtggattgtaaaaaaaattcatcaat
This window harbors:
- the LOC122288960 gene encoding EF-hand calcium-binding domain-containing protein 4A, with product MAALSIGIATTAITARTTLIPSKSFRPRICCSVGWDPEGLLGPPQTGHLARREFKRRLERDAEAREAFEQQVREEKQRRQAVRQSRVVPETPEELIEYFLDTEAQEIEFEIARLRRRLSQEFFSHLQFELGQLRFAVSKSQDMEDRLIELEALQKALLEGTEAYDKMQAELIAAKESLTKILTSKDVKATLLEMVERNELNRSLLTLLDENIANAHKGNQKQAAEFMEKLRGAVLRYMTV
- the LOC122288961 gene encoding 21 kDa protein-like gives rise to the protein MVRLGLSVLVLFFVLYVAGTAESAAVARHSSPANFIKASCRATRYPALCVQCLSGYASAIKKNERRLAQTALSVSLARVRSAAAFVAKMTKVRGIKSREYEAVKDCIENMGDGVDRLSQSVRELGHMDRDVGQDFMWHMSNVQTWVSAALTDENTCLDGFSGPAMDGNVKTAIHRRVTNVAQVTSNALALVNRFASRHQAATTVEKP